The nucleotide sequence ttaaaacaactaaaactaaaaatcaaattaaattatAGAATCGAAACTTCTCCAAAATAAAACTATATCAATTATTTATGTATCGACTATTTTTAGATGATGAAAgagtatttatttattatttttattttattttttaattgctTATAAACGATTAACGACATATGCCTAGCTTCATTTTGATTTTTATTGGAGCATAATAACaatacatatataatttttttttactcaAATCCATGTTTTCAATAGCTAACTAAGTAACGTCATTTTGGTTTTCTTTTTTTGATACaatacatatataatttttttttactcaAATCTATGTTTTCAATAGCTAACTAACTAACGTCATTTTGGTTTTCTTTTTTAACTGTTGTAATTATAgctattttcaaatatattttttgttttcttttataattgtTGAAGAATAATCTTTTATCACGTATATTTTGATTTCAAGTATATTGTTGCGGCATACTTATATTTATGTATTTCTTGAGATATATTTTATTCAAATCAAGATAAGAACAAAGTTGTACAAGTAACCGAGCAAAAACAATTAAAGTATAACCTTTTATAACATTCTGATTTTTAGTGTATCGTTGCAGCATGCTTATATTTAATCTTTTGCATTAACCGAACGGGTCAAATACAATTTATCTATTTCTATGTTGttcgatcgatgtaaaacacgtgtttATATCCTTTTGAGCATATCACGAGTTTATTTTTAGATACTAAAACCATAATGAACCAAACCAATATCTATCGAATTCACGATGCAATAATCTTAAAATTAAAATGGAATCGGGAAAAATAAATCGTTGGAGGGGGAGATAGATTAATATaactaaaattttaaaaatatagcTACGTGAGTTTTACCATTTAAAAAGAATAATAAACTTATGTATTCAGGTCGTataaatttttttaacatttcAAATAAAGTTATTAAATTATATAACCAATTTTATCCAAAGTTTGGTTCGGATTAAATGCTTATcacttatttaattatttatgtatagaattaaaaataagttttttttataGGGTTAGAGTTTGACAACTTCAAAGCTATTTATTTTAGAAAGAAGGTGTCAAAAGTAAAAATAGGGGTGCATTTAGACAAGCcctttagtttaatatcttatattatagataaccttcctactaaatattattaatttaatatcttaaggataattattatttagtttaatctccttctcatttataatattatttatttgagttaattatatttgaacgttttgtttagtttagtttggtatcaaatagattttatgaaatttaaaaaaatttactaatattatttatcattatacatttacggagttttaaataaagacTTAAATTcgttgagacttcgttaacaaattttactttgtattaatatattaaatatttttattttcgctatacaaaattacatttactcaacccatgtaatacatgaggttttttaggatataaatttttattatttgatatataaaattagatttattcaattcgtacaatacaagAGGTTtgttaaggatatatatttttttattatttagtataggaaattacatttatttaaaccgtgtaatgcgcatatttttaaagaagtaattttttattatttggtatataaaattacatttattcaacccttgtaataaatgaaatttttaaaagatgtattattttattatttggtaaacaatattacatttattcaacccgcgtaatacacgtggttttaaatatataacttttttatttggtatataaaattacatttattcaacccgtacaatatgataactttttattatttaatatataaaattatatttattcagccCGTACaataaatgatgtttttaaagatatattgttttattatttagtatataaaatttatttattcaaccacgtgtaatacacggggttataacctagtgttTATAAAAAACAAATGGTCAAAGAAAATTACAAATTTGGCCCTTGTGCTTTAGTCAATTTAAAGTCTTTTAGCTCAAAAATGAATATTTTGACATATCCAACCCTACGGTTGCATTTTGAAATGGTTTTAACCCACATCACTAGCTCTGTCACCTTTTCCGGTTAAGTGTAAGTGTATTTTTGTATTATTACACCTTAGGGCTATTTATGTAAATTACAAAGTATTTGAATATTTAAGAGGCTACTTATGTCCCAATGAGGACAGGGATTTCGAGGGGCACGTGTTTTTCTTAAATCCGATATATATATGGGtgaggttcggctacaaagtccatttttcctacaaagtatacaaagtcataaaacaccacaatttcagccataaaacacactcgaaacccacaaataacatagtgaagatcactaaaacacaatattcaAACTCTAACAGtccttaaaaacttcaaacacatcatTGTAGAACTagactatgaatataaaacacaacatcataATTACCATAAAATatactaatgttagtcattcgataatcaaaggcttatcatccaaaacacaacacaaaacccacaaatatgttGTTTTAGTTATCTTcaatatgttatttgtgggttttgagtgtgttttatggttgacattatggtgttttatgactctTTTACacattgtaggaaaaatggactttatAGCCAACTCTCAcccatatataaatatatataacccatatatataggctaattataatgagaaaactCAATCCggttgactaaaccctgaaaactcTAACATGTGGTTAGGATTCATCCACGTTTAAATTGATATTTGAAAGGAGTAAGGGCATGATAGTCATTTTCTATGTTATATTTTTGACATTATGTGATGGGTTGGTGATGTCTGCACACGCAGACTTTCTCATACCTTCACAACCTTCCTTCTTGTCATCTTTTTAATTAATGCATGTAGTACTTGTTAGACTTTTCACAACCTTCCTTCTTCTCTCACATCTTCCTATCACAACCTTCCAATATCTCATTAATACATACCCCTAAACAGCTTTTTCACTTCATTTATTCAGACCAGAGAGAAGAGTGAAAGAGAGAAGGGCAAAGAGAGAATCCTTACTCACCATTGAAGAGTATTTGCATTTAACATGGCTGATTCGAACAACCAACAACATCGAACTGTTATCGGTGGTACGGAGTTACCCAACCTCAATGATGATCCTGGTTCACCCTTAAATGTTGTCCCACATAATCTTTCACTTCattttgcatttaatgaagatgaagatgcttTGGTTGAGGGTAGAGTTTCACCAGATCCTGAACCTATTTCTTCAGAGCTTCCAGGTGAGTGATTTTTTTTCTGTTTCATTAAATGTACAGCTTTAAATGCTTGTTTAGATTTTTGTTGGATTCATCTTGGttcatttttttttctgttgTGTAAATTAAGGATTTCTTTGTTTAGATGTTCATTGGATTCTTCTtgcttattttttttttgtttttttatgtgtAGCCTCACTTCTGAATCAAAATGGcccaaatgatgatgaagatggtgtTCAGGATTGTACTTTTACGCAGTTGCTATCCACAGGTCATTGTTTATGTGAAACCATGAATTTTTATCTATAGGTTTATTGTAACACCcatttttttaatgtttgtagtttattattattattattattattattattattattattattattattattattattattattattattattattattattattattattattataaacagatgatgttttgggtagtTTGGTTGAAAATGTGGTAATCTTTTTCAAGGTAAAAACAAGTGTAaccatttattttttttatgaaacaAGCTTTTATAAAACATGTCGTTACACTTGTAtcaagtttttatattttttggaaCGTGAAAGCACTCGAGATTACTTTTTTTGTTTACATAAAAAAAAATGCACTAGCATCTACACTTTTTGGCGACATCAATAAAATGTACTTCCACGTTTTATTTGCATTTTTTTGGAAAACGTGTTAATGTTGTATTTTTGGAAATACAGTATCAGTTTGTTAGGTTTCATATTAcaagtaaatttgttttttaacCTATATGTGTTATAATTTATTAAACAATACCTTTTTTGTAGGTGTTCATGCGGACGAGGAATTTTATGTTCACCACACACCCAATGGGACTAGAATGTGGTGTCCTAATGTTCCTATTGTTTTAAAGCCTGTTGTTGGTTCTGTATATGAAACATGGAAGGATGTGTTCAGTATGTACAAGGACTATGCTGTATATTCTGGGTTTTCTATTCGTAAGGGGCAAACCAAGAGATGGAAGGGGTTTGTCACTCACCAGTACATAAGGTGTACTAAATATTCAAAACCACAGATTAAGCGTAAAACTGATACTTTGGAGCAGTCAAGCTTGAGTATTAGGCAAAGTAATTTCACAGTGACAGATTGCAAGGCTAGTATACTGGTTAAGTTTTGTGAGGGCAGCTCTACGTGCACAGTGGTAGGGTTCAATGAGCACCATAATCATCCGTTTGTTGAGCGTTTTAATCGTGACCTAAGTAGGATTTCAAGGAAACTACCATTTGCATCCAAACAGTTTATCCATAACATGAGTTTGAACAGAATTGGTCCGATTGTTTCTCACAGAGTTTTAGTGTCCCTGATGGGTGGACATCACAATGTACGTGGCACGCCAACTGATTTTAAGAACTGGAGCCAGTCGGTTAGGCTTTATATTGGTGATCGTGATGCGCAACTTGTTATAGATCGTCTCAAAGAAAGATCTGAGAGCTTACCAGACTTTTACTATGAGTTTGTTGTTGAGAAAGGGCAATTGAGATCGATTTTTTGGGCAGAGGAAATTTCCAAGATAAACTACGAGATGTTTGGGGATGTGTTAGCTTTTGATGCGACTTATCACACTAACAAGTAAGGTTTTGGAAAGTTGCACTTTTTTTCCCTTTAACATATTATTaacttttgtttatttttctttGTCGCACAGGTACAACATGATTTTTGTTCCTTTCACTGGCGTtgataatcataaacaatgtgtGACATTCGGGGCTGGCTTGCTATTCAATGAAACCACTGAGTCTTACAAgtggttacttgaatcatttctgAAGGCACACAAGAAGCAACCAAAGTTAGTTCTGACGGACCAGGACCCTTCAATGAAAGCTGCCATTTCAGAGTTTTCACAGACTCTCGGCACCGCCTTTGCATGTGGCATATTATGAAGAAACTTCCCACCAAGGTTTTATTAATTTATGAATCTCTTttgagaagttttttttttgttgtttcatTTTATTAACAGTTTTGTGTTTTCATATGTATAGATTGCTGGAGACCTGTTACAAAACTCTGAGCTAAGAGCATTGATGCATCGTTTGGTGTGGAGTATTCACATGAGGCCATCTACATTTGAGACGCGTTGGCAACTTTTGATGGAGGAATATGGGTTACAAGATCACGACTGGTTGAATGACATGTACTCAATTAGGGACCAATGGGTACCTGCCTGCTTCCGTGACATCCCAATGTGTTGTCTGATGAAGACTACATCAAGATGTGAAAGCTCTAACTCAAGCTTCAAGGTCAACTCTTCTAGCGCTAACACACTAGTTCAGTTCATGCTATGTTACGAAACTAGGATAGACAATCAGCGTTACAGGCAACGTGTTGCAGAGTTTAAAACTTCATCTAGTGTATTCATGGACAGTACTGACTTAGCTATTGAGAAGCATGCTTTTGAGTTGTATACACATGCAATTTCCACAGAAGTAAGAAAAGAGATATACAAGGGGAAGCTGTTTTGTTACATTGTAAACACGGAGGATTGTAATGATGTTTGTGTTTACTATGTGAATCAGTTGGACAAACGTAACAATGCAACCAACACATTCACGGTAACTTGCTGTATCCTTATAGTTGCATTTTTTGTTTTAAGCTATTCATTATGCTTTTTTTCACAGAAGCTTAattatgtgttttggtgtttttgtaGGTTAAACTTGAGTTGAGTAATCAGTCGGTATCCtgtttgtaggatcgtttggtgacccgaacgagtcgttcagaggtgttttcgtcaagtacagatgcggaaaacaagtaaatgacgtaggaatagcttgtataacactttaaactccttttctattgatttgacgatgaatacaacctgttttcgatccggtagcacttcggtacgaaaatcaggaaccaTTACAAATGAATCCGCTCATAAGGTATTTATAGGAcattgggaccgcttattggacaggcccaataagcggcccagacaTGACATTGGAGCGGTCCATAAAGctgacacataagcggcccaAGATAGTGTCAGATGAGCGGTCCACTATCACCatgtacctatgagcgatccaaacactataaacctatacaatctcataatttctcgtattacgtgcctagatctaacgttctaagataatgactcgatacaagacgtaatcagcagatgtagtgcaccaacactgtTCATGCAACAACTTCATCCGTATTGGATATCTGTGTAGGCACATTTTTTGTGTTTACCGGGTAAACAATATTGAAAAAATCCCGGCCCAGTTTATTGTTAAGCGTTGGCCTAGGGACGTGCTTCCTAAAAGTTTATTTTCTATTGAGAGTCGATATGGCGTTGACACTCGTCCACAAGCTGTTGCGAGAAGTCAGATTCTTGAGATCGTAACTGAATGTGTGGACGTATTAAGAAGTGATGTCGGAGGACATTCTTCTTTCGCTGAGCAGATAAAGGAACTGAAATTCAAGTTACTAAATGGAGGACCAGTTGATGACGAAGCCAACAATCATAACTATGCTGCTGTTGAAGAATTGCTTGGTGTTTCTTTAGATGGGGACGTAACTCTCAACAATCCAGACGGGATCAGGAACAAAGGACGCGGCAAACGCCGACGATTGTCTAGAGCACCTCAGGATGGAACGAGCAACTCTGCTGTCAAACCTCCCAAAACACCCAGGCTTTGCCGAACCTGTATGAAGTACGTGACTGGGCATGATTCAAGAAATTGCAAGAAAAAGAAGAACAAGAATAAATCAGGTAACGAGGACGAGGACTCAAGCTCTGCGAGTCAGGAGTCCACTTGATTTGGTATTTATGTTGATGTGTGTGCTGTGCGTGTTTTGAAAACTTTTATGACGCCGGCTTTTTGGTCTCCATTTTAGTGGAGCGCAAGTAAACTTTGATCACCTCTTTTGTATTTTTTGTGCTGCCTTTTGTACATGCACATGTTTGCATGTGTAGATTATCTGAAAATCGATGCACATGCATATATTTGCATGTTAGGATGTATGTGGGTTAGGTATGTCGTATGGTTTTCAGTTTATTGACTATTGTTTAATTGATCAGTTGCATTATGAAATGATATCCCTAATGTTTGTGTGAGAAGTAAACGTTGCATTGTTTGTTGAGATTAAGAAATGGGTGGTACTTAGTTGGATTATCCTTGTTAGTATGCTAATGATATTTTCGTTAGTATGTACTTGTTGATGTTTCGTTGAAGCTAATACCTTTTTATGCtatggattttttatttttttttactatgttacattttttttaccCTGAGTTTTTTGTAGATTTTTGCTGTGTTAGAATCTGAGATTTTTGTTTATACCATGTTACATATTTTGGACGTTACATCCATCCTACGTATATAATTAGTTAAAAATGACCCTTTTCGTTACAAAAGCCAGTAACAAAAAACAAATTCTAAGCACATATAGtagtttgtattttttttttgtgtttgtagttttttttacaaaacacaAGCCGTAGATACATTTTTACAGAATACATACAACAAGATGTATATTTGTTACTTTTTCCTTTTTACCTGGTGATGCATTTAATTTGTCATTTACTTTCATATCTAATCACCACCATCCACCCCCaaagtttatttttttcattataaATAGTTTCAGCATACCCAATGTGTATATCCCCAAAGCATTGTTACCTACTCATCACACACAAAGCATAACAATGCACAAGAGGCCATGCTTGGTTTCCAAAGTTCCGGATGTTGAGGCGATCGATCTCAAGCCTGAAAAAAATGAGTTCATTAATGTTGGGAAGAGACTTCGAAAGTATGCATCGACTCCAGGCGGCGTTGGCGATATTCCTGAAACAAGCCCTCTACCCGCTATGCCCATACGTACGCTTAGGAAGATTTTTACTAGTGATGGGCACCCCCGCGGGAAGAGAAGTAGTTGTTCGACCCCAAAGGTGGAACCCGATGTGAAGCCTACAGTGCGAGCAATACCGAAAAACAAGCCTACTGTTAACCCTACAGTCAAGATGGAGCCAAGAGTAGTGCCCAAGGGTGAGCCTACAGTATACCCAACAAAGAGACATGTTGATGATTCCAAAAACAGCGATTGGGTTGATGATGTCTCGTGGATGAGTGAAATTGAGTGGGATTCATATTTCCCAATAAACATATCAGTTTCCCCCGTGCCACCGAACCCATGCAAGTGCAAAAAGTGGTTCACATGAAGGAGCTCAAGTAGAAATAAGGTGGTGGTGTTGTGTTTTTCtaattatgtttgtttttgaagaTGTGTGTTTTTAGGTTAATTAGAAATTAGGTGAAGTATCAGGTTATGAGCATTAACTAAGGAGTAATTTATGTGTCTAATGATGTTGTAATTTTTTTGTGGTGTAATATATAATGAAAAAAAAACTCTCTAGTTTCTGTTGGTTATACAAGTACAAATGTGGTCGTAAAATCTTTCTATGGGTAGGCCACATGCTAACAAAAGAAAAAGGTAATAAAAAGTAGAAAAAGAAAGAAGTGTATGGATGTGGGTAATGACAAAAGAATATGTTTATAGTGGGGCCCACAAATCCTTAGTACATATCTTTTGTTCTAGATGGATGTCATAAATCATCATTCCAACTATAGGTCTCCAACTATCTCCATATACAACTACTCTAACTATAttcaaatatatcattttctTATCTCTCTATTTTCTTTACAATTCATCTATCTGAGCCTCATCTACCCCTAAAAAAACATGAAAAGGTGTTCATGTGGGAGGATTGCTACCATCCGGACATCATGGACAGATGACAACCCAGGAAGAAGGTTCTATTCATGTCCGTTTAAGGTAAAAAATTCGAACCCTGTTTTAATAAGTAAATGTATGTTCTAATCGGGTTTTATGCCCATTATTTTTAATGTAGCCTAGCAACTGCCCTTTCATTGGTTGGGTCGACCCACCGATGTGCCTAAGGTCAACTAGGATCATACCAGGTCTTTTGAGGAACATCAATAGCCTACAAGCTGAACTCTTTGCCCGTGAGCAAGAAATCCGAAAGAAGAAGAGGGTTATATGGTTACTGATATTAGCGTTAGTGATTGGCAGCTTACTTGTTAGCATTGTTTGTTGAGGGTTTTGCCATTATTTGTTGAGACTAAGAAATATGTGGTACTTAGTTGGATTATCCTGTGTAGTATGTACTTATTTTGATGTTTTGTTGAACACGAGAATCTTCTACGTGATGGATTTGTTGCGTTTTGGGTTTACCATGTTACAATTTTTTTTCTCTTTGATTTTTGTAGATTTTTCCTTTGTTGAAAGAAATAATCTGgttgttttgaccatgttacatTTTGTTTTTCTCTGAGTTTTTTGTACATTTTTGATGTACGTGTGTGATCATGTGCTTACGTACCGTGTTACATTTTTTTTCTCTGAGattttttgtacatttttgtttTGTATTTGTGCACGTGCTTACGTAccgtgttacatttttttttctctaaggtttttgtacatttttgctgTATGTGTGTTTTTGATTGTGTGCTTTTGTTGACAGTTGCTTGAATCTCTTTTTTAGATTTGATCATGTTACTCTTtttcatttattatttttttcctaAAGGGTGTAACCtatgtaagtttttttttatgtttagaaGTCAGTATTTGTTGAAATCATATAATAATGACACGATTTTTTTAATAGCATAGATTGAAAACATAGATTTAACAGAATAGTTCAGTAGCCCTAGTTGAGTACATAATAACTTAAACACTAGATATGGTAAAGTACATTGGATAACATAGGATAAGGAAAGTAGCCCCTATATATTAGAGGGAAAATGGGGGTACTTTCTTTTTCACACACATACTAGTAAGTTCACATAAACACCACTATTTAGTCAAGAAACGATCTTGGTGTGCCATACTCAATTTCAGCGCTAAGTGGTTCTGGGCTAAGCTCACTCTCCCACGGGTTGTGGTTGGCCCACGAGATAAGGGTGTTTTGAGAGTAACAAGAGTAATCATCATCTATAGGATCATCTTCAGGATCATCGATAGTCTTTGGATCAACTGCCGGGGAGGTCTCCTGGGTGGCGTTGACTGGTTTTGCTTGGTCTGCGAGCACCACAGATGAAGAGTTTTTGACAGGGGTAACTTGTGTGGTGAAGTAAAATGATCCCCAGTCAACATCAAAAAGTGCATCATCTAGCGACATCTCATCATGTGTTGTTACTTCAGGTTTAGTGTTAGTAAGGAGATCACTTATAAGCTTAGCATCGATATCCAGATTTTCTTCAACAGTTTGCGGCGTTGACGGAATGGAAGGGGTGTTTGTGATTTGAGAACACTCTGGGTTGCAATCCGATTTTGGAGTTTGGAGTTCGAATGAAAGCGTTCTCCGTAATCGTTTGGTAACCCGTTTTGAGTTAGCTGGTGATGATGGACTAGACATAAtaaggttgtttttttttaattctttatgGTGAACAAGTGATGAAACTATTGTTTTACATTTCACTTTAATTTATAGACAATCAAATGATGTTAggtggataaattaattagattgtTTACATCAGTTTACATCAACATTAAATGTACTACACTGACCAACATAGAAgttaattatttttttgatttaagGAGTTACAATTTTCTTTaaagatttgaacttttgattttTCCCTCGTTTTTGTTTACCCAAATGTGataggtgtatatatatattttatatcttTATTACACGCAAAGAGTCATTTGGAATTTATTAGATGCGTGTACTATAGTTATCAAATCATGACAGAGATACATTAACAATGAATATAGTTAGAGATAGAAGTAGTCATTTATTCTTTTTTTAATTGGACATAAGATAGAGATAGAAGTACACAtatttttcctttttattatttatgCCTTTTCATTGGTGTAAACATTAATAAGTGATAAGCTTTCTTTTTGTCCAATTTAGATTCCCCATAATGGGGCAATTTATGAGACTGTACTTTTATATATTTCTTGGATATAGTGTTCGATATGTATGTACTTCTTATGCAGATTAGTCACTTCCAAGTTGGCACAACTACTTTGTAGGacttcacttttttttttctttataaaaatacTATAAGAGTATTACAATTGAGATAAGATATAAGTACAACGTTGCCCATAAGTACAATTGAGAACTATCCTTCCTTTTTGTCCATCTTAGATTCCCCATAATGTGGCATTTATATGAGATTGtactttatatatattattataataatggGTACTATCATATATTTcttggatatggtttgggtacaTGCGTGTACTTTTTTTGCAGATTTGACAATTCAAAGCTGGCAGTATTTTTTTTGTAAGACTGTAGTTGTTTTtctttatgaaaatatattataatGAGTAGTTAGATTTGCATAGCAGGTAACTCACCCCTCAATTTAATATATgctgttacatttttttttggtACTGTTTGTTGTACAAAGAAAGGTATTTTTTTGTAACAAAGTAATTTGTAATGACAGTTATGGCCGCTTGACTAACGCTAATTATTATAGCAAAGAACACACATATTGATTAAAAAAGTTATTAAACGGAAATATTGCTTTGTAATGATAGTTATGGCCGCTTGTCAAACTTTCCAGTAGTTTACTTATGGTTCACCAAAATGTAACACTAAACGTACACATAAATTGTTTAAGTTGTCCGGATCAACGACAGACATTAATAGTTAGATACATATAGGCAACTGACAAAGTACGAGTTTAAATTGTTTAAGTTGTACACAATAGGCCCATCCACAAAAAAACATAACATTACCATACGGAGCAGCAACTTACACTGATAATGCAGCATCACGAACCTTTCCCTTCATTACATTCACATCACAGAGTAGTATGCGTGTAGCGAATTTTTTTCGGAGGGTAAGAATCTGTTTTTGCTTTTGCTTCCAGTTGCGACTAAAACCACATTCAAAGTGTTTACTAATGCCGTAAAAATTCTGCATGTGGTGCATAAGGAATACTGCACTATCCATTGGATGTGCACTTGTCGCCCAATGGATATCACACCTCTTAGTCTTGGCTGGCGCAATTTTATCCTTTAACGGATGTTTGCAATGCTCCAAATAATTGTCCAGCATATGCTTCTGTAAAAAAACGATAAACTAATCAGTTTTTGTATGATTTGCTGTTTTTCATCGTAATGTTTTATGGGAAAAGAAAATGACTAACCACTTTGTATGGTGTATCTTTTTTGTAGTAGTCTTGATGGTCCCTAATGCCAGCTAAGTGTGTGCGATCAGGCTTGTGGTCTATGACGGTTATTTCACCGTTTTCCTGATcgaaaacaatcatgtaatatTCATCATTCTCCAGGATTGGAAAGAAACCCATTTTGATCCCCATGAAATCATATGCGCCGCCTACGACCATCCTTTCGCCGAACGTTTGCATAcgttcatcatcatcacaagTAGAATCCGTCAATAACCAGCtgtcctgttttttttttttcaaataagaTGTGTCAATAAGGTGGTGCAAGCCCCGAATTACAATAATTCAAAAGATGCATT is from Helianthus annuus cultivar XRQ/B chromosome 9, HanXRQr2.0-SUNRISE, whole genome shotgun sequence and encodes:
- the LOC110875760 gene encoding protein FAR1-RELATED SEQUENCE 5-like, with the translated sequence MRPSTFETRWQLLMEEYGLQDHDWLNDMYSIRDQWVPACFRDIPMCCLMKTTSRCESSNSSFKVNSSSANTLVQFMLCYETRIDNQRYRQRVAEFKTSSSVFMDSTDLAIEKHAFELYTHAISTEVRKEIYKGKLFCYIVNTEDCNDVCVYYVNQLDKRNNATNTFTVKLELSNQHIFCVYRVNNIEKIPAQFIVKRWPRDVLPKSLFSIESRYGVDTRPQAVARSQILEIVTECVDVLRSDVGGHSSFAEQIKELKFKLLNGGPVDDEANNHNYAAVEELLGVSLDGDVTLNNPDGIRNKGRGKRRRLSRAPQDGTSNSAVKPPKTPRLCRTCMKYVTGHDSRNCKKKKNKNKSGNEDEDSSSASQEST